The Solanum dulcamara chromosome 2, daSolDulc1.2, whole genome shotgun sequence region TTTCAAATAGGGATGGGAAAAACAGCATAAGCTTCATATACATTCAGACATTTTGTTTGGCTATTCTAAAGTAATTTTGAAGCTGAAGAGCTAATTTTACCACAAGTCATTTATTTATGATAACCAAACCTACATTATACTGCTCTCTGGAAAGCTTATTGGCTTAATTTCCCTGTAGTCGGAGTTTAAGCTAGGTGTTGCAAGATTTTATCTGTAATAATTGTTTGGAGCACACTCAACTGCTTTATAGCTTTTGTTAGGAAAATGGATAATGCACTTATAATATTGAAAGAGATTATTTCTCTGACCACTCAATCAAAATATCTCTAGATTAACCTAAACTGAGCAAGCAAAAATTGATGCCCTTCTTCTAACATTATCATGACTTTACAGGTAAAAACAATCAGCTTATTTGGAGAGGTTTGGGGTATTGGTCCAGCAACTGCTCTGAAACTTTATGAGAAAGGACACCAAACTCTTGATGACCTTCGAAATGAGGAGTCACTGACTCATTCTCAAAGGTTAGggctaaaatattttgatgacaTCCAGACCAGAATTCCACGGCATGAGGTAGCCTATTATGCTTTGCAGTTTTTACTATCATGACTACTTATTGCTTTTTCTAAAGAGTGATAATTGATTTTGTAGGTCGAAGAGATGGAACGTCTGCTGCAGAAAGTCGGAGAGGAAATTTTGCCTGGTGTAAGGCTTTTGTCCAATTACTTGTTAAACATTACTTTCATGTAAATTGGCGCTTCTCACCTACTACTTGATGATACATGTTAATGTACGATTTGCTGGGAATCGTTCATTCCAGTCTTGAAGTGCAAAAGATATGCTTATATGCTTGAAGATATTTGAGAATAGATGGAATTGGAGGGCCTAGAGACATGGTCCcatttgcaaaaaaattattgatgcTGGTCAAACTGATAAGCATTGTAGAGCAAGATTATTAAGAAAAAGTAATTGGATCGATAAATTCTTCTGAAGATATGTATACAACGAGTTAGATCTTATTCTGCATTTTCAGCATGGAAAATaactcaattttaatttttttttaaaatctgtttCTTAAGGGAAAAAAGAAGAGTAATGAACTGCTTTGCAATTATTTCAATTTTGAGAAATTCAAACATTTTGGTTTGACTCTCCTATTAAGATAATTGAATGCTTAACTATATTTTGGTTTTAAGTCTGTTCTGTATGGTTATGAATTTGTTGAACTTGGCTGCAGaagttaaaattataaaaatttggTGTTCTTTAGGTAGAATCAGTACGTTCTGCAGAAACTCCAGTCTATCTTTGTtcgtttaatttttttactcATTAGTTTGTTAAGGAATTACAAAAAATTATTAGATTGTCTTTTTCTTGCCAAAGTTTACACTAATCTGCTCAAGCTAGAAACTTCGtgttcctattcctaaggtTTCAGAAGAAGAACccacaattttatttttgtctttttcttgCCAAGTTTACACTAATCTGCTCAAACTAGAAACTTTGtgttcctattcctaaggtttcagaagaagaacccgcaattttttttttcaataagtATATTTAATTTCACTGTAAAACAGCAAAAAAGAACATGCAACTTTATATAATGAATCCCTTGCTTCAGGTGATTGTTGTGTGTGGAGGATCATATAGACGTGGAAAAGCTTCTTGTGGTGATATGGACATTGTTATTACTCATCCTGATGGAAAAAGGTGAGGCTCACTCGTGGCTAGTCTCGTAGAAGGCCTTCCATTTTAGTTGACTGATTCAAGTGTGCTGGTTTTACTTCTTGTTTAGGTAGACATATCCCAATGTAGGGTTTATCTCTTGCATAGAGTTCTTTTACTTAGTTAATTTTCTCTGTGAATCCAAAGGTGGTTTGATGGATAATTCTACAGGAAATACGAAACCACTTCTTGGACTTTGATTCCTTTTCGTAGAAATTATAGAGAAAGCCTGAGACTTCGTACTCATAAGAAAGATGAAATTATTTTCTGTATGATGTTGTAGTTTtgaaaagtatatttttttggtGGGGTTGCCGGTgcactttgatgtttatgccttcTGGTATTAAAATGTTCAAAGCTCTGCAGCTTTCTTACCTATGTGGGATTTCATATGATCAGAAGCGAGAATCCAGTACAATTATTCCATTTAAAGTTTGAAACCTTACTTGAAATAGGATTAGGTTTTTCCAGTGCTTGATGGCTCGCTTCCACTTCTTAAATTTTCTCCATTTGTTCTTTTATCTACCGTTTATAGCCTTTTCCCCCACCCCCTTCCCCGCCTGTTGTTTGTGCTTGGCCCCTTTGCAGTTTCCCAATGTAAACGATTGTGGTTGGATCCTAAATTTTGTTATAAATCTCTTTCCCATGACAACTTCATTTCAgatatgcaatataaatatgATAACTGTGTTTCTTTCTTTCAGTCATATAGGCTTTCTTCCAAAGTTTGTAAAGCATCTAAAGGACATGAAATTTTTGAGAGAAGATTTAGTCTTCAGTGTTCATAGCACAGAGGTAATTACTTATTTTCAGTTAACTTGTCCTCCTCTTCATGTTTCTTTACTAGTCACatcatttttagtttttatattttcttggaCTGGAACTTCTAACCTTCCAATATCTCTTTTGTTCATTTTCACCTTTTATTGAAGTTCAGTCATCTACTTAGGTGCACTCGAACAGTCTGTTTTGTTCTATTTGCATGAAGGAGTAAACAATATTAATATTAACTCCACTTCCATGGGTAATCTCGTCAATCCAAATCTTAGATCATATACCTTGCCAATCCAAAGCTTGGTGCCATGTTTCATCTTTTATGGCTTTCTGTTGTCATAGTGGAAAAGTAAGTTTTATGCTCAGAGAAGTTTGTGGGTTCGTGGCTGTAGTTTTCATAGAGCTCTCTAAGAAACCAAAATTAATTCTAATAGATGTAGTTCCTATCTTCTTTAAATCATTCTTTTGACTGAATGTCAAACAAAACGAAACCTTATTCTTGTCAACTGCTAAATTGAAGTGATGTTTCATGTGGTCACAGGGTACAGATTCAGGAGTTGACACATATTTTGGTCTCTGCACCTATCCTGGTCGAGAATTGCGACATCGTATTGACTTGAAGGTAATACTGATGAGATGTCATTTGTTTTGGCAAGCAATGATCTTCATGCATCAGAATTTTTTGGTTGTTCAGAGACTTGGTGGTCATTTCATTTGATGACAAGTACGAGGAGTGCATATCCTTGTTCCGCAATATTTTTGGTGCTTTACAGATGTAGTGGTCAATTCAATTGATGACAAGTATGGGATGTTTGcaattatttttccaaaaaatatattctaaaaAGAAGTGTTTATATAAATGAGATGCTGAGTATCATCGACGTGTTCATGCTCGAGAATAAACTGAAACATAATCAGAGAAAAGTAGCTTGGTGTGAGAACAGCTTTTGTCTCATATCAGTTCAAGTCCCCTTTTAACTGTTGTGAGATCTGGATCTATGTTTGTTCATTCATTGCTGTTGGAGATGACATGCATCAAAACATGAGTAGTTCTTATTTGTAAAAGTTGCAACCTCTCTTTTCTGTTGTTAGGTGTATCCGAGGGATATATATGCATTTGGACTGATAGCATGGACGGGAAATGATGTCTTGAATAGAAGGTATGCCTCGTTTACTCACTACACCAGCTATACCAGGTTTTCTTTTTTTGCCACTTCTCAATAATCTAATTCATATTCCAATGTCTTTTACAGGCTTAGATTATTAGCAGAATCCAAGGGCTTCCTTTTGGATGATACAGGGCTATATCCAGCTACTCATGGTTCCGGTGGAAAACGGGTATATAGTTTGCTTTTGTGGCTGCAACATATGTTTCACTTTTCCCtgtctttttttctcttcattttcGTGTTGGTGTAATTCGGCGTCTACTACACAGACTAAAGGTAGTGCAAGCTTGAAGTTTGATACTGAGAAGCAAGTGTTTGAATTCCTTGGATTTCCGGCGCTGGAACCGCATGAAAGGAATTTATGAGAATCCCTAACAATGAGTTTGATGTTGAGCTGTGCCAGTTTTGCTAGCTTTTCGCGGGGACTTAGGACACCGGACTCAAATCCAAGGGAGAGAAAATTTGATCAAGCTGATATTTTGACTTCCATGTCTGAAATGTATGGAACAaaatgttatgtgatgaaaatagTTACTACTATGTATATAAGGTGTATCTAAGGCAATGTATATATGTTAAATTCTCTATCTCTAATGGCCATGGAGATGGAGCCAatacactttttttttctaacccTTTACTTGAAAGAGttgtgtttttctttcttttttttttttttttttttgtttttttttttttttttttttggctacaAAAAAACTTCTTTTTTCTGAACTGTTAATATTTTTGCATTTGAATTCATAGTCGGTTGTTGATCTTTCAACCATTAGTTATTTTGCATAAATAGTCTTgctgtattttctttttctttttctttcattttgctTGTTTTCCAACGAATACCTCCAGATCTGTTCAGATTTGGCCTAGATCTATTGATTTCCGACGTCGTCTCGCGGTTTTCCATTTTTTcggcgtgaacagtgtttccggcgtgaatcaggttcttttcaactggagttggtacctccggtttacctatatttttgttcatacacttatcgttgcattttgctaactttaaatttttgaataacttatTAATTCCTACGTATTTTCGTGGCtttagatagtgatggtagactaaggtcatgttctcattcagggacggggtcggggacgagggtaaggaggggtaagtgggttaaaggagcgtctagactgagagttggttcttggaacattggaacgttaacgggcaaatccatagagctagttaagatcctaaagaagagaaagattaatatagcttgtgtccaagagaccaaatgggtaggttctaaagctagggaggtagacgggtataaactttggttttcaggtagatcgaaatataggaatggggtaggcattttagtagacaatgatctaagggatcaggtggtggaggttaggagagtcaacgataggatgatgtcgattaaggtgatCGTTGAAGGAAGCACATTCAACATTATTAGTACTTATGCGCCACAAGCGGGCTTaagagaggaggataagaggcgcttttgggaggatttggacgagttagtgggagatatatgtaatgaccttgagggtgattttcgaaaatttgtacaaaacacgcgtgaacagtaacacgcgtgaacagtaactttttgggcagaaaatgcccctttcttcccatttcaatatttttcagtcttttgtatcattcagagacttatgt contains the following coding sequences:
- the LOC129880291 gene encoding DNA polymerase lambda isoform X2; this encodes MRAASLPVSMKLLAYQWLEDSLVEGEKASEDLYVLSLQSGGGESLTPKAVNDGHSRVTLKKSRISAEDAKNSSPRHMDDNKDRADSRDTKSASSLASRSSSPEVTSPEAIDSHNKPIGLSDSSSLYKPPDLNRNITQIFGKLLNIYRALGDDRRSFSYYKAIPVIEKLPFKIESLDQVKHLPSIGKSMQDHIQEIVTTGKLSKLEHFEKDEKVKTISLFGEVWGIGPATALKLYEKGHQTLDDLRNEESLTHSQRLGLKYFDDIQTRIPRHEVEEMERLLQKVGEEILPGVIVVCGGSYRRGKASCGDMDIVITHPDGKSHIGFLPKFVKHLKDMKFLREDLVFSVHSTEGTDSGVDTYFGLCTYPGRELRHRIDLKVYPRDIYAFGLIAWTGNDVLNRRLRLLAESKGFLLDDTGLYPATHGSGGKRTKGSASLKFDTEKQVFEFLGFPALEPHERNL
- the LOC129880291 gene encoding DNA polymerase lambda isoform X3 — its product is MERREKKLLAYQWLEDSLVEGEKASEDLYVLSLQSGGGESLTPKAVNDGHSRVTLKKSRISAEDAKNSSPRHMDDNKDRADSRDTKSASSLASRSSSPEVTSPEAIDSHNKPIGLSDSSSLYKPPDLNRNITQIFGKLLNIYRALGDDRRSFSYYKAIPVIEKLPFKIESLDQVKHLPSIGKSMQDHIQEIVTTGKLSKLEHFEKDEKVKTISLFGEVWGIGPATALKLYEKGHQTLDDLRNEESLTHSQRLGLKYFDDIQTRIPRHEVEEMERLLQKVGEEILPGVIVVCGGSYRRGKASCGDMDIVITHPDGKSHIGFLPKFVKHLKDMKFLREDLVFSVHSTEGTDSGVDTYFGLCTYPGRELRHRIDLKVYPRDIYAFGLIAWTGNDVLNRRLRLLAESKGFLLDDTGLYPATHGSGGKRTKGSASLKFDTEKQVFEFLGFPALEPHERNL